CTGGGGCAAAACCCGGGCTGGAAGACCAAATAAACGATTGAGAACCTGAAAAACGAAGATTATGAAACGAATATATCAGCTTATGCTGCTGGCTGCAGGATGTGTGCTGCTGGCTGCGGCATGCAGCGACGACGATGACAGCTATCTGGTACGCGAGACCGATTCGATCCGCTTTGCCAGCTGCCTGGCTTCGTCCCGGGAGATCACGCTTCGCTGCGAAGGGAGTTGGCGGACGGTCGTGCCCGAAGATGCACAATGGCTCTCGACCTCGCCGTCGGAAGGCATTGGCAGCGGACAGTTCGAGTGGATCACAGTTTCCGCTACCCATAACCGCTCCGCCGAGCGTACCGCCACCATCTATCTCGAAAACGGGGGCAAGCAATATCCGATCACCGTCACGCAGGCCGACGGGGCCGTTGTCTACGGCACGCCTTACGTCGAGGGCAACCTCATCGAACAGGAACCCTCGAAGGCGCGTCTTTGCTTCACCTATGCCAATGCCTACGGCGACGAGACGATTGCCGTGAGCTGTACGCCGGGTGGCGATTCGCAGGGACTTACGGTCGCCGGAACTTCTGTCTCCCTGGTCAACGGCGGCGCGACCGTCGCCCTCGATATTGCGGGTACGCCCACCACGCCGGGATATGCGGTCTTTACCGTTTCGGTCGACGGTACCGAGATCGGCTCGGCGCGTGCCAAGGTCTACGCCATGAGCGAAATGCCGATCGAAGGACTTCCCGTGAAATGGGAGTTCTGTCCTGTGAAAGGCAGTACCGAGGATGTCAATGCCCTGAAAGCCAGGCAACCCGACTGGGTGACGTCGGCGCACAGCCTCGTTTCGGAGGACGGCAGGGCCTATATCACGGTCGTCGAGGCCGCCGGCAAGACGGCTGCGGCCGTCAACGGCTGGGCTTACAACGACGGGCATGCCTACCTGAAGGGGCTTTATGTCGGCGATTACTGGCTGCAAAAGATTCCCGTGAAATACCTCGTTCCCGGCACGATGCTCAACTGTACGGGCAGCATCGGCGGTTCGGGCTCCTCGGCGGGTTTCTTCCTGATCGAATACTCGGCCGACGGGCAGACCTGGCTTCGGGCCGATGGTGCGAAGACCGGAACCTTCAACAATACCGAGGTGACTTACCACGTCCGCGCTTACGACAGCCCGCTTTTCGAGGGTGAGAATACCGGATATTTCTCGTATGATTTCCCTGTGGACGTCACGATCAATTCGGGTACGCTCTGGGTGCGCTACCGGGTTGCGGCCAACGTGCGTATCACCGCCAATAACACGATCACGACGGGCGGCGGCGGATCCACACGCCTTAAGGGCACCTTCTCGGTGTCGGTCGTCGACGGGGAGTCGAACTAAACCAATGATGGATACCATGAAAAAATACCTCACTTTGCTGTTGCTCGCCGTCGTTTCGGTCGCAACGGGCGCCGGATGCTCTTCGAATGACAAGCCGGTGCAGATCACGTCGCTCAAACTCAATGAAAAAGACCTGGAACTAACCGTCGGGGAAAGTTTCAGGCTGGTCGCCACGACCCGTCCTGCCGATGCCGGGGCGACGATCAGATGGACTTCCTCGGACGAGAGTGTCGCTACGGTCGATCAGGCCGGGCTGGTGACGCTCCGCGCCTTCGGCACGGCGGTTATCACGGCCCGTTACCGCAGCTATTCGGCGCGTTGTACCGTAGCTACGTTGCAGGAGCCGCCGCTCGACCCTTCGGCGGCGCTCGGGGCACCTTTGTCCGACGATATCGTTTATAGTAAGAATGTGGTGCTGTATGCCCCGCGCCGTATCATGCAGGGCTTCGATCTGACCGACGGCGGCGAAATCTACTATTCGCAGATCAGTTCCGACGGGACTTCGGTCATCGTCTGCCGGGCTGCCGGGCCGGGGCAGGATGCCCGGGCCGAATATATGACCCTCAAGTATTTCGGCCACGGCACGCAGATCGTCGCCGAGGAGGCTTCCGACGGCAAGACCTATATCTGGCTCAACAGCAACGCTTCGGTCGACAGCAGCGGTGAATACGGCGACAACTGGTCTGTGTCGCGTGTGGAATTCGTGCCGGGTGCACTCTCCGAAGCCGGCTATGCAGGCGAAACATTCTTCCTCAACAAGGACGGGCAGTACGACCAGCAGGTCGCCATCGACTTCCCGGCCCGCCGGCTGCTGGTCGGTTCGCGCAAGTCCGGGGTGCGTTATTTTTGGATTTTCGACCTCGACGAGGCGCTGGCTCTGCCGCTCAAGACGATGACGGCGACGGTGACGGTCGGTTCGGCCGGCAGCGACCCCGTAACCCGTGAGATTCGGGCCCGAGACCTGAACGACTGCCGTGTTTTGGGCAGTTTCTCGGTGCCGGCCGGGTCGGACAAGGAGAACGACGTTTACTCCTATTCCCACCAGGGGCACGAGGTCGCCGGTAACTACGTTTATTTTTACGAGGGGAACGCCGTCGAAACGGGTGCGGATTCCTTCGCGTCGAAAGCCTATGTCACGGTATTCAATTACAGCGGCAAGATCGTCGTGCCGCGTACCGAGGTGGCGGCCGTCGCCGATGCCGCAGGGCTCGCCGCTGCAGGGCTTACCACGACGGGGTATGCCGAGGGCGAGAGCCTGAAAGTCCGCGACGGGAAACTCTATCTGGGTGTCGCCTGCCGCGACGGCTCTTCGAGCAACCGCCGGGCCAATATCCTGGTCTACGATTGCGTACAGGCCGAATAACGACCCGATACCATGAAATGCCGAAGCCGGGGAGCGTTCCCCGGCTTCGCTGTTCTATGTTGTTAGGCCGCTCGCCCGTTTCGCCCGCACAGCCCGCACAGCCCGGACGGACGGATGCCCGGCGTTTCCCGCCCGTTTCCCATTTCCGGGAGTCCCGGTTCCCCTATATCCCGAGGTGCTCTTCGAGCGTATGGCGCAGGTGGTCGCTGTCGAGGTGCGTATAGATCTCGGTGGTGAGGATGCTTTCATGCCCGAGCATCTCCTGTACCTGCCGGATGCTGGCGCCCCCTTCGAGCAGGTGCGTGGCAAACGAGTGCCGGAACGTATGCGGGCTGATGTGTTTGTCGATGCCGGCGCGTTGGGCGGCCTGCTTCAGGATCGTGAAGACCATCACGCGCGTAAGTTGCCCGCCCCGGTTGTTGAGGAATACGACCTCTTCGCCCGAACGTGCGCTGCGGCGCTCTTCGAGATAGCGCTGTATCTTGTCGCGTGCGACGGTGCTGATCGGCACCAGCCGCTGCTTGTCGCCCTTGCCGATGACACGGATGTAGCCCTCCCCGAAAAAGAGGTCGGAGAGCCGCAGCGAGGTGAGCTCCGAGACGCGTAGCCCGCACGAATAGAGCACTTCGAGCATGGCGCTGTCGCGTATACCCTTGGTCGTACGCATGTCCACGGTGGCGATGATGCGGTCGATCTCTGCGGTGGTGAGGATGTCGGGCAGGTGCCGCCCGAATTTCGGCGTGTCGACGAATTCGGCGGGCGACGCTTCGATCTGGTCGCTTATGAGCAGGAAATTGAAGAAGCTGCGGATGCCGCACAGGCAGCGGGCCTGCGAGGTCTTTTCGCGGCCGCGCTCGAAAAGCCAGCCCATGTAGCGTTCGATCATCGTCCGCTCGACCTTGCGGGGCGCCACGTCGTATTGGCGCAGGATGAAATGGGCGAATTGGCGCAGGTCGCGCATATACGATTCGACGGTATTTTCCGAGAGGCGTTTTTCGAGTTTGATATAAGTCCGGTAACGACGTCCCGTCTCTTCCCACTTTTTCGTGTTTTCTGCCATCCTTTTCCTGCCTTATTTCCGAGATTATCGTTAACTTTGTACGGGCGAAGATACGTAAATTTTACATAATATGAACTATATATCCTTGAATATTGCCTTTTCGGACGCCATGCAGGCCGAGATCCTGACCGCCGAGCTGGCCGACTATCCCTTCGAGAGCTTCGAGGCCGATGCGGGGACGCTCAAGGCCTATATCCCGCAGGAGCAGCTGGCCGACTGCAAGGGCGAGGTCGATGCCTTGCTGGCGCGTTACGGCGTGCAGGGACGTTATATCGCTATCGAAACGCAGAACTGGAACGCCGTCTGGGAGAGCAATTTCCCGCCCGTCGACGTTGAGGGGCGCCTGTTGATCCGTGCGCCTTTCCATGAGCCTGCCCCCGCAGGGGTGATGGAGGTGGTCGTCATGCCCAAGATGTCGTTCGGCACGGGGCACCACGCGACCACCTGGCTCGTGTCGCGTGCCGTACTCGACCTGGGCGTCGCAGGCCGTCGCGGGCTCGATATGGGCAGCGGTACGGGTGTGCTGTCGATCGTCGCCGCCAAATGCGGTGCTGTCCATGTCGATGCGGTCGACATCGACGACTGGGCCGACGCCAACTGCCGCGAGAACATCGCTTCGAACGGCGTCGCCGACCGCATCGAACCGATGCTGGGCGACGTGCGCCGCATCGCCGGACGGCATTACGGCTTTATCCTGGCCAATATCAACCGCAATATCCTCACGGCCGATATGCCGGCCTATGCCGCAGCGCTGGAGCCGGGCGGCGACCTGGTGATGAGCGGCTTCCTGGAACAGGACGTCCCGGCGATTGTCGCCTGTGCCGGGGAACTGGGCCTGCGCCCGGTGGCGACCGCTGCCAGGGACGGGTGGATGATGGTTCACGTGCGCAAAGGGTAGGTGAAGACGTACAAAGGGCGCGGAGTCGTTCTCCATACGCTCAAATACGGCGACTCGTCGATGGTCGTCTATCTGCTGACCGACACCGGGGGGCGCCGCAGCTACATGGTACAGGGCGTCCGCAGCCGCAACGGGCGGGGCTCGAAGCTGGCACTTTTCCAGCCGATGTTCCCGGTCGAGTTCGAAGGGCTCGAATCGTCGCGTCAGCAGATGCACCGTTTCAAGGAGGTGCAGGGCGGCTTCGTACTGCAAAGCCTGCCGTTCGACGTGCGCAAATCGACCATGGCGCTCTTCATGGCAGAGGTTTTGTACCGCCTCGTCAGGGAATACGACGAACCCAACCAGGCGCTTTTCGATTTTGTATGGAACAGCGTCGGGGCGCTCGATTCGATGGACGAGGGGGTGGCCAATTTCCACCTCTGGTTCTTGGCCAACCTGAGCCGTTTCCTGGGTTTTTGCCCGGGCAACGACTACTCGGCCGACGATTGGTTCGATATCCGTGAGGGACTTTATACCAAAACGCGGCCGCAGCACGTTAGTTTTATGACACAGGAATGCACACGTATCCTGCGCGATATGATGGAGTGCGACGTACGTTGCCTGGCCGAAATCGGTCTCAACCGTACGCAGCGCGTCGAGTTCCTCAATGCCGTGCTGGTCTATTTCGGCTACCATCTCGACGCCATCAGCGCGGTGCAGTCGGTGCGGATTCTGCGGGAAGTGTTCTGAGGGAATTGTAATTTTGGAGAGACCAAATAAAAGATAGGAGGGATAGTTATGAAAAGGATGTTTATTCTGGCGGCCGCCCTGCTTGCGGCCCTTGCGATTTCGGCGCAGGAACCCAATAAGTTCGGGCTGAAAAAGCCCGATTCGCCCCGTTCGGGGAAGTATGAGCTTCCCGATTCGCTTCGTAATAAGTTCGAGCTTCCCGACTCGCTGGCGCATTTGTCGCCCTGGAAACCCGATTACCGTGCCGAGGGCCGGATGAAGGTCAAACCCTCGGTTACGATGACTTCGGTGGTGGTGATCCATAAGGAGAACCTGCCCTCACGCGTCACTGTGATCGACAACAATACATTGCGGCTGGGACGGCATTTCACCATCTCGAACGGCCAGGCCTGGAACAACGGTTCCTTCCCCGATGCGTTCCTCGATGCGCGGACGATCTCGGTGCCACTGCCGCGGTAGGGTATTGCTGTCCCGTTCCTGTGGAGTGCCGTTCCCGGCCGGGCATTGTTTTGGCGGGGGCTGTCCCCCGCTGGATCCCGTGACCCGGAAGTTCGCCGGGACGGAATACGGCGCATTACGCGCGTCTATCCGAACAGGAGCGTGAAGGTCACCCGGTTGTCCGTGTTGGCCGTCAGGCGCAGCGAGCCGTTGTGCAGCTGCATGATGCGGCGCGAGACGCTCAGGCCGATGCCCGATCCGTCGGGTTTGGTCGTGAAGAAAGGTGTAAAGATATTTTCGGTTACTTCGGCGGGGATCGCCCCGCCGTTGTTGCTTATTTCGATGACCACGTTTTCCTGCGGGTCTATGCGCGACGTGATTTCGATGCAGGCGTCCCGCCGTGTCCCTACCGCTTCGCGGGCGTTCTTGAGCAGGTTCACCACCACTTGTCCGACCAGCATCTGGTCGGCATAGATCATCGTGTCCGCCGGCTCGACGTCGAGCCGGATGCGGATGCCCTCCGTAGCGATCAGTGTCATGGCGTGCTCCAGCAGTTCCCGCACCTCGAAGGGTGCTTTCTGGGGCGCCGGGATCTTCGTGAACCTGCGGAAATTCTCAACGAAGGCCATCAGCCGCCGGCTCGTGGCCGAGATCGTATCCAGCCCGTGCGCCACATCGGCATTCATCGTCCGGTCGATATGCAGCAGCGTGTCGCTCAGGGAGGTGATCGGCGCGAGCGAGTTCATAATTTCATGCGTCAGGATGCGCGTCAGCTTGCTCCACGATTCGATCTGCATCTCGCTCAGCTCGCTGTTGATGTCGCTCACGACCACCACGCGCAGCCGGCGTTTTTCGAGTACGATCTGCGAACATCCCAGCGACAGGCCCATTTCGCCCGTTTCGGTCACGCACGACACATGGTGCTTTTCGCCCGGGCGGATCGTCGTCAGTACCCGGTATGCTTCGGGAGCGGGCAGTTCCAGTTGCTGGATGTGGGTCAAGCGCGGCAGCCCGAAGATGCGCAGCGCCTCGCCGTTTGCCTGGTAGACGCTCCCCGCGTCGTTGATGGTGATAAGCCCTGTGCGTGCGTACTCCATGATCAGCTGGTAGTAGCGTTCCCGCTCTTCGGCGCGTACCTTGGCGCGCACCAGGATCTCCTTGATACGGTTCAGGGCGGCGTTGAGCATGCCGTTGTCCACTTTCGACGGGTCTTCATGGAAGCGGAACGTGAAGTCGTCGTTGTCGATGGCGTTGAACATGAAGGTTACACGGCGTATCGAATCGCTGTAAAGCCCTATGAGGCGGTATGCCGCGATCCCGATCACCGGGACGAGCAGGATCGCCAGCGGGTACCATGACCCCGTTACCACCCATCCGAGTGCTCCCGAAGCGGCGATGAGCAACGCCGTGTACCCGATTACGGGGCCGTAGGCTATTCCTTCGCGTTTCATAACCCGTAACGTTTGATTTTGTTGTAGAGTGTCTGGCGTGTGATGCCCAGCTGCCGCGCCACCTCGGTCAGGTTGCCTGCGTAACGCGCCATCGCCTGCCCGATCATGCCGCGCTCCATCTCTTCGAGCGTCGAGAATGCCGGGGCCTGCACTGCGGCCGGAGCCGGCCGCAGCAGCAGTGTGGCGGGGGTGATCCGCCTTCCGTCGCTCATGATGACGGCTTTTTCGACGGTATGCTGCAACTCGCGGATGTTACCCGCCCAGGGGTATTCGTCCATTTCGCGCACCGCCGCCTGGTCGAAACCCTCGATCGGTTTGTTGTACTTCGTGGCGTAGCGTTTCAGGAACATTTCCGCCAGCGGCAGGATGTCTTCGCGGCGCTGCCGCAGGGGCGGCAGGTCTATGTGGATCGTGTTGATGCGGTAGAGCAGGTCTTCGCGAAACTCCCCCCCCCGCGCTACCATCCCGAACAGGTCGCGGTTCGTGGCGCAGATGAGACGGATGTCCACCGCTACGGGCGTGTTGCTGCCCACGCGGAAGATACGCCCGCCCTGGATGGCCGTCAGCAGTTTCGATTGCAGGTGGGGCGGCAGGTTGCCGATCTCGTCGAGGAAAAGCGTGCCGTGGTCGGCGACCTCGAATTTCCCGGCGCGGTCGGCCCGGGCGTCGGTGAAGGCTCCCTTGACATGGCCGAACAGTTCGCTCTCGAAGAGCGTTTCGGGTACGGCTCCCATATCTACCGAAACCATCAGTTCGCCGCTGCGCGCCGAGCGGTTGTGTATCTCGCGTGCCAGCATCTCCTTGCCGGTGCCGTTCTCCCCCGTGATCAGGATGTTGGCGTCCGTGGCCGCAACCTTCTCCACGATTTCGCGGATGCGCGCCATGGCGGGGCTTTCGCCCCAGAACATCGGCTGCTCCGAGGCCAGCTCGCGCTTGATCTCCTTGAGCTGCTTCACCTCGCGAGCCGACCGCGCCAGGTTGTAGGCGTTGCGCAGCGAAGCCACCAGCCGGTCGTTGTCCCACGGTTTGACGACGAAGTCCACCGCACCGTCGCGCATTGCCCTCACGGCCAGGTCGATATCGGCGTACGCCGTGAAGAGCACGACTTTGATATCCGGCCTGCGGGCGTGGATCTCGCTCAGCCAGTAGATGCCTTCGTTGCCGGTGTTGATGCCCGCCGTGAAATTCATGTCGAGCAGTATCACGTCGATCTGTTCCTCGCGCAGGGTCGTCGCCAGCCGGTTGGGGGTGGGGAGGGTCAGCACCCGTGCGAAATATTTTTCCAGCAGCAGGCGCAACGCCGCCAGGATGCTGCGGTTGTCGTCCACGATCAGTAACGTTCCCTCTTTTGCCATGGTCATTCCGGATTGTTTTGCGGTAAAATTAGCGTTAAAATCGTGAAATCGTCCCTTCGTGTCCACAAAATTTACAAGGGTGTAAAATTTTTTTACACTTTGTCCGTTGTATGTGTGATATAATATTTTGTAATACAGTTATTTAGTTTCTTTGGCACGGGGTTGGCTCCGAAATGTCCCGAACGAACAATACCCGCTAATCAAGGATGAAACGACTGTTATTACTCCTCATTCTGTCAATTTTTTGGACACTCGCTGGGACGCAGATATCCCTGCCCGCCGCCTCTGTGCAGCCGGATGCTGCGCCCGTTGCTCCCGTGGGGGCTTCGGCCGCAGATACTGCGGCAACGCAAACCGTCATCGTCGCGGATCCCGCCGTGGATTCCCTGTCCGACCCCGCCCCGAATGCGGCCGAGCCCGTCGTGCGTATGACCCTCGACGAGTGCATGGCCTATGCCGTCGAACACAGTCCCGTAGTACGGCAGCAGGATTACACCAACCGCAACTACCGCCAGGACTATATCGAATCCGTGGCGGCGCTCGTGCCCTCGGTCAGCGGCTCGGTCAGCGCCACGACCAGTTTCGGCCGCTCGGTCGACCCCGAGACCAATACCTATACCGACGTTTCGAACCTTTCCAACAACTACGGCGTTTCGGGGCAAATGCCCGTTTTCGCCGGCTTTACGGGGATCAATACCATCCGTGCCGCGAAGGTGATGCGCCTGATGGGTGTCGAGGAGTTGCAGCGGGTCAAGGACGAAGTGGCGCTCAATACCATGCAAGCCTATTTCGACGTCGTATATTACACCGAAAGCGTGCGCCTCGCCCGCGAACAGCTGGAAACCAGCACCGGCAACCTCGCCAAGAGCCGCAAGCTGCTCGAACTGGGGCTCAAGAGCGCCGCCGACGTGGCCGAGCAGGAGGCACAGTGCGCTTCGGACGACTACCTGCTGACGCAGCAGGAAAACAACCTCGAACTGGCCAGGATCACGCTTGCCGAAACGATGAATTATCCGCCCGACCGCCCCCTGGGGATCGAGACGGATCTCGCCATCGAAACCCCGGCCGGCACGGCGCCCTTCTCCGATGTGGTCGCCTATGCCCTCGACAACAATCCCAAGGCCCGCAGCGCCGGTTATAACGTGCGGCAGTCGAAACTCCAGTATTCGGTCGCCCGGGGCGGCTTTTTCCCGTCGGTCTATGTCGGCGGCGGATACTCGACCAATTTCTTCATGAGCCTCGACGACCATTCGTTGTACGAGCCGTTTAAGAACCAGTTCCGTGATAACCGCGGTTACTATTTTTCCGCCCAGCTCAACATCCCCATTTTCGGGGGGCTTTCGCGCCGCACGAGGACGAACCGCGCCCGCAACAACTGGCGGATCGCCGAGCAGCAGCGCGATCAGACGTTGCGTGCCCTGCAAAGCGAAATCGCCCAGAACTACCAGCAGATGCTCGGCTACGGCAAGGAGTTCGTGCAGGCCAGCAAAAAAAGCGCGGCCTCCGAGCTGGCCTACAACGCCGTCGCCGGCAAGTACGACCGGGGCATGGTTTCGGCGCTCGACCTTCAGACCGCCGCCAACAACCTGTTGCAGGCCCGCTCCGAACGGTTGCGTGCCCGGTTGCAATACATTATCAAAACGCGCCTGGTCGAGTATTACAACGGTGCGCCCCTGATCCGCTAACGAAAAACAGAAAATAACATGGACATCCGTATCGAAAAGAAAAAGGGCATCCGCGCCCTGTTTACCAAAAAAGGCATCCCCTATCTGGCCGGGGCGCTGTTCCTGGTCTTCGTGTTGTGGCTCCTGTTGCGCGACAACTCCTCGACGCTGCGCGTCGATGCCCGTACGATTTCCGTCGGGCAGGTCGTGAGCGGTGAATTCAACGACTACATCCGCGTCACCGGGCAGGTGCAGCCCATCACCACCGTGCAGCTCAGTCCCCTCGAAGCGGGCATCGTCGAGCGGCTTGTGGTCGAGGAGGGTACCTCCGTCAAAAAGGGCGACGTGCTGGTCGTGCTGAGCAACACGTCGCTCACGCTCGAAATCCTGAACAGCGAGGCCGAGCTGGCCGAAAAGCAGAACATCCTGCGCAATACGCTGATCTCGATGGAGCAGGAGAAACTCTCGCTGCGGCAGGACAAGGCGCAGCTGGATCTCGACGTGTCGCGCAAGAAGCGGGCCTGGCAGCAGAACGAGGAGCTTTACAGGAACGCCCTGATCGCCCGCGAGGAGTGGTTGCAGTCGAAGGAGGACTACGAACTGGCCGAAAAGAAACGCGAGCTGAACATCGAGCGGCAGGTGCAGGATTCGCTCTACCGTTCGGTGCAGATCGAGCAGATGGAGGAGAACCTCGACAACATGAAGCGCAACATGCAGCTCATCCGCGAGCGCATCGGCAACCTCAACGTCAAGTCGCCGATCGACGGCGAAGTCGGCCTACTGGACATCGTGCTCGGGCAGTCGGTCTCCACGGGGCAGAAGATCGGGCAGATCAACGACTTGTCGGACTACAAGGTCGAGGCACAGATCGACGAGAGCTACATCGACCGTGTGCGTGCCGGTCTCGAAGCCACCTTCGACCGTCAGGGCACCGACTACAAGGTGCGCCTGCGCAAAGTCTATCCCGAGGTGCGCAGCGGCCAGTTCCGAGCCGACTTCACCTTCCTGGGCGACCATCCCGAGAACATACGCAGCGGCCAGACCTACTACCTGCATCTCGAACTGGGGCAGCCTACCGAGGCGGTCATCATCCCCCGCGGGTCGTTCTACCAGACCACGGGCGGCGCATGGATTTATGTCCTTGCGCCCGAGGGCGACAAGGCTTACAAACGCCCCATCCGCATCGGCCGCCAGAACCCGCAGTATTACGAGGTGCTCGACGGGCTGGAGCCGGGCGAGCGGGTCATCGTTTCGGGCTATGAGAATTACGGCTCGAACGACGTGCTGATCCTCAATAAATAATTTTCCGCTGAAATTTCTCCGCACCCGTCAAAACCGAATAATATGTTCCGTCAACTCAATTTCCGCTCGTTTTTCAACTTCCTGGGGCGCAACAAGCTCTATGCGGCCATCAATATCTTCGGGTTGTCCGTCTCGCTGATGTTCGTGATCCTGATCGCCGACTACACCCTTCGGCAACTTACGTGCGACGACTACCACGCCAAGGCCGACCGCATTTATGTCATCGGCAACGAGGAGTGCATTACGAGCGGTTATTACCTGCAGAAATACCTGCGCGACCGTTATCCCGAGATCGAATCGACCTGCGCCGTCGCAGTGTCGGGACAGTCCACCGATGCCATGCAGCCCGTCGAGGCCGGACAGGGGAAATATTCGGCGACGATCCTCTTCGCCGATACGACTTTTTTCCGGATATTCGATTTCGAACTGCTGGAGGGCGACCGGGAGCAAGCCCTCGCCTCGCGCGACAACGTGGTGCTTTCCGAGTCGTTCGCCCGCAAGGTTTTCGGCACGTTCAACCCGATGGGGCAGGTGATCCGCTTCCCCGACGAGGAGAAGTCGTACGTTGTGAGCGGCGTGGTGCGGGATATCGACCGCTCGGTGATTCCCAATATGGACATCATCATGCGGGCCGAGCGCCTCTGCGATATCAATTCGGCCAATGACGAGCGTATGAGTAATTCCGGTGCCGTGACGACTTTCATCCTGGCGCGTCCCGGTGCCGACCTGACGGCCAAGATACCCGATATGCTTGATTATTTCAAAGAGATATACTGGATCTACAAGGGCAATGTCTATCAGCATGTGACCCTTACGCCTTTGCGCGATGTCTATTTTTTATCCCAGAATAATGATGGGGGGTTCAACTACGGCAGTTGGCCCTTCGTGATGATCCTTTTCGGTGTGGGCGCCGTCATCCTGCTCTTCGCCGTGATGAATTATATCAACCTGACGGTTGCCCAGACCGGGTTTCGCGCCAAGGAGATGGCCGCCCGCCGGCTGCTGGGCGCCTCGCGCGGCGAAATCATCCTCAAACTGATCCTCGAATCGACATTCCTGTGTGTCGTGGCGTTCGTCATCGCGCTTTTCCTGGCAGCCGCGGTGGAGCCCGGCGCTTCGCGGCTGCTGGGGTCGAAAATCGGTGTCTGGCAGGATATGACGCCTGCCGTCGTGGCTTGCTATGCCGCGTTTATCGTGGTGCTGGGCGTCGTTGCGGGCTTTATCCCGGCGATGATGGTGTCGCGCTACAAACCCGTGGACATCGTCCGGGGATCGTTCCGCCACCGCACCAAGATGTTTTACAGCAAGGTGCTTATCACGATCCAGAACGTCATCACCATTGTCCTGATCGCCACCTCGCTGACCATCGGCCTGCAGATCCGCCACCTGATTTCGGCGCCGATGGGGTACAAT
This Alistipes onderdonkii DNA region includes the following protein-coding sequences:
- the prmA gene encoding 50S ribosomal protein L11 methyltransferase — encoded protein: MNYISLNIAFSDAMQAEILTAELADYPFESFEADAGTLKAYIPQEQLADCKGEVDALLARYGVQGRYIAIETQNWNAVWESNFPPVDVEGRLLIRAPFHEPAPAGVMEVVVMPKMSFGTGHHATTWLVSRAVLDLGVAGRRGLDMGSGTGVLSIVAAKCGAVHVDAVDIDDWADANCRENIASNGVADRIEPMLGDVRRIAGRHYGFILANINRNILTADMPAYAAALEPGGDLVMSGFLEQDVPAIVACAGELGLRPVATAARDGWMMVHVRKG
- the recO gene encoding DNA repair protein RecO codes for the protein MKTYKGRGVVLHTLKYGDSSMVVYLLTDTGGRRSYMVQGVRSRNGRGSKLALFQPMFPVEFEGLESSRQQMHRFKEVQGGFVLQSLPFDVRKSTMALFMAEVLYRLVREYDEPNQALFDFVWNSVGALDSMDEGVANFHLWFLANLSRFLGFCPGNDYSADDWFDIREGLYTKTRPQHVSFMTQECTRILRDMMECDVRCLAEIGLNRTQRVEFLNAVLVYFGYHLDAISAVQSVRILREVF
- a CDS encoding sigma-54-dependent transcriptional regulator, which translates into the protein MAKEGTLLIVDDNRSILAALRLLLEKYFARVLTLPTPNRLATTLREEQIDVILLDMNFTAGINTGNEGIYWLSEIHARRPDIKVVLFTAYADIDLAVRAMRDGAVDFVVKPWDNDRLVASLRNAYNLARSAREVKQLKEIKRELASEQPMFWGESPAMARIREIVEKVAATDANILITGENGTGKEMLAREIHNRSARSGELMVSVDMGAVPETLFESELFGHVKGAFTDARADRAGKFEVADHGTLFLDEIGNLPPHLQSKLLTAIQGGRIFRVGSNTPVAVDIRLICATNRDLFGMVARGGEFREDLLYRINTIHIDLPPLRQRREDILPLAEMFLKRYATKYNKPIEGFDQAAVREMDEYPWAGNIRELQHTVEKAVIMSDGRRITPATLLLRPAPAAVQAPAFSTLEEMERGMIGQAMARYAGNLTEVARQLGITRQTLYNKIKRYGL
- a CDS encoding sensor histidine kinase, producing the protein MKREGIAYGPVIGYTALLIAASGALGWVVTGSWYPLAILLVPVIGIAAYRLIGLYSDSIRRVTFMFNAIDNDDFTFRFHEDPSKVDNGMLNAALNRIKEILVRAKVRAEERERYYQLIMEYARTGLITINDAGSVYQANGEALRIFGLPRLTHIQQLELPAPEAYRVLTTIRPGEKHHVSCVTETGEMGLSLGCSQIVLEKRRLRVVVVSDINSELSEMQIESWSKLTRILTHEIMNSLAPITSLSDTLLHIDRTMNADVAHGLDTISATSRRLMAFVENFRRFTKIPAPQKAPFEVRELLEHAMTLIATEGIRIRLDVEPADTMIYADQMLVGQVVVNLLKNAREAVGTRRDACIEITSRIDPQENVVIEISNNGGAIPAEVTENIFTPFFTTKPDGSGIGLSVSRRIMQLHNGSLRLTANTDNRVTFTLLFG
- a CDS encoding Ig-like domain-containing protein, encoding MKKYLTLLLLAVVSVATGAGCSSNDKPVQITSLKLNEKDLELTVGESFRLVATTRPADAGATIRWTSSDESVATVDQAGLVTLRAFGTAVITARYRSYSARCTVATLQEPPLDPSAALGAPLSDDIVYSKNVVLYAPRRIMQGFDLTDGGEIYYSQISSDGTSVIVCRAAGPGQDARAEYMTLKYFGHGTQIVAEEASDGKTYIWLNSNASVDSSGEYGDNWSVSRVEFVPGALSEAGYAGETFFLNKDGQYDQQVAIDFPARRLLVGSRKSGVRYFWIFDLDEALALPLKTMTATVTVGSAGSDPVTREIRARDLNDCRVLGSFSVPAGSDKENDVYSYSHQGHEVAGNYVYFYEGNAVETGADSFASKAYVTVFNYSGKIVVPRTEVAAVADAAGLAAAGLTTTGYAEGESLKVRDGKLYLGVACRDGSSSNRRANILVYDCVQAE
- a CDS encoding BACON domain-containing protein translates to MKRIYQLMLLAAGCVLLAAACSDDDDSYLVRETDSIRFASCLASSREITLRCEGSWRTVVPEDAQWLSTSPSEGIGSGQFEWITVSATHNRSAERTATIYLENGGKQYPITVTQADGAVVYGTPYVEGNLIEQEPSKARLCFTYANAYGDETIAVSCTPGGDSQGLTVAGTSVSLVNGGATVALDIAGTPTTPGYAVFTVSVDGTEIGSARAKVYAMSEMPIEGLPVKWEFCPVKGSTEDVNALKARQPDWVTSAHSLVSEDGRAYITVVEAAGKTAAAVNGWAYNDGHAYLKGLYVGDYWLQKIPVKYLVPGTMLNCTGSIGGSGSSAGFFLIEYSADGQTWLRADGAKTGTFNNTEVTYHVRAYDSPLFEGENTGYFSYDFPVDVTINSGTLWVRYRVAANVRITANNTITTGGGGSTRLKGTFSVSVVDGESN
- the xerD gene encoding site-specific tyrosine recombinase XerD, which codes for MAENTKKWEETGRRYRTYIKLEKRLSENTVESYMRDLRQFAHFILRQYDVAPRKVERTMIERYMGWLFERGREKTSQARCLCGIRSFFNFLLISDQIEASPAEFVDTPKFGRHLPDILTTAEIDRIIATVDMRTTKGIRDSAMLEVLYSCGLRVSELTSLRLSDLFFGEGYIRVIGKGDKQRLVPISTVARDKIQRYLEERRSARSGEEVVFLNNRGGQLTRVMVFTILKQAAQRAGIDKHISPHTFRHSFATHLLEGGASIRQVQEMLGHESILTTEIYTHLDSDHLRHTLEEHLGI